TTGTTAAAACAgttattatttaacttatttGGATAATAGACAAACTATTTCCCAAAAAATCTACTTAGCACTCGTCGCTACACAAATCTGCTAAtgaatgatattattatgttctgtGTCAAGGAAATGGTACTTTAACTAGCTGAGGTATTGTCGTGTCACGATGATTCGCggttaataaatgtatttttattatcgtCAGTAAGTCTCGTCTGAATAGGTAGTGATGGCAATGCCGGTCTCTGTTGTGAAAGTGATCGTAAGTGATCAAATTTGATAATGTTATCTACTCTATAATGTCTAATACCTACTGTGACTGGTACTGATACcggtaagtaagtatttaggAGTATGGTAGGTACATATAGATGGAATAATAATGACGAATCAAATCGTAATTTTTTTAGTTAGCTACCTACCTGTTATGATGTAGATATATActcctaataaataataataaggaagtaagtacctactggcTGGGTTGTGTTTGTATaggtaacaataaaattacCCTCTTACCCGCTTGAAAAAACTAACGATTCTTAAACGTATCAGTGAAGTTAATTGTTTTACTTGTAGCACAGAATAAGCAATAGTACAATTTTAGTTTGTCATTCATACAAGTTAATAGTCAGCTGGCCATTAGATAGAACGACCTTGACTGACCTTGACAAAATACCTATGCTGCGTTTACGGAGGAGTTTAGGAGGGAGATGAAATTACTCTACCTCATAATAGTCCCTTCCTAATCCTAAAATCACGTACCATGGTggtaccttttcataatcaatttcacaaaGCGTAAGTGTAGCGCTGGCCGTCATTTCTGCGCAATCTATCTAATTAATAGGTTaccttaaacgagcaattcttgtatatatgtattgtatatatttcggggatctcggtaacggcttcaacgatttcgatgaaatttgctaggtatgtaggggttttagggtatgaaaaatcgatctaccTTGGTCCTATCTATGGGATaacgcttgttaccgagtttcagcccgagcaaagctcagtcgcccaggtactattatAATGTGACAGTAGCtcaggtcaatgagggctatcgttttttggctcactagatggcgcactgttgcgtgaagtttttaattttaagtatggctttcaaagtcttatTACGGGCGTGACGGTGAAACAACTTTTTAGTGCAGCTTGTTGCCAGGGTTGCCAGGGTAATAATATGTCTGATCCTAAGTCTGGTAAGTAACTAAGTTAGAAGTTGCGACAGTTTTAAggcatggctcatctcctaagcaagCATGCTAATAGTACCTACACATTGCGTTGCAAATAGTTGCAATCATTTTTCTAAGGTCCTTATCACACAAACTTGCGATttgcgggagagttgaaagcgtgGCGAACTGGCGAGCGCGGagcgagttcgctgcgagcGAGTAAGCTTTCGTCGCGAGCGCGCCGCTCGCGGGAAAATCAGCATATCACAGTTACAGGAGGCTGCTAACtaccaaaatcgaagttcggtAACGTACCgttctctctcgtattaaataatattagcgttagcgggacggcatgatacgaagttcgaacttGGCacggccctatactacgaagtgcaaaactgcagggctactaagtactacgaaattcgaaaatcgaagttcgtatcctaccgcaccgtccctgtcactcgcgccattaaattaaattaaatgacaagCGTCCTAAgagggacggcaacatacgaagtttgagttttgcacttcgtaatatagggccagaggggctactacgaaactcgaaaatcgaagttcgtatagcactgtccctttcactcgcgtattaaatgaactaagcgtcagcgggacggcaatttacgaagttcgagttttgcacttcgtaatataaGAGCCTGAACTCAACAGCATTACAAATCGAAAGAGTTAATTGACTGGTCGTACTCGCTTAATGCCTCTTTAAAATTAGTTCAGTTTAATTTATCAATGCCATTTGAATTgctatttactgataagataaatTAACTTACGATAAATTAACTACCATGATGTAATATTTATCAATCGTAGCTAATAACTACAGTTAATATCGTTAAattcaagtaggtaggtaactaaGCCTTGCTTGTTTTTAATGGTGCAACTTTTTTTCTAAAGCTGACAGCTGTAAAAGCGTAGCAGCGTATGTATAGGTTTAGGtgtcgttcggaactcgaaCGAAAGAAgtacagaataagtaatacagAAGAtcgttttctttttctttaaagCGACTACATTCTAATTCTGTTGTACCTACCCCTACTTCTTTTTCGTCGTGTTCTTCATTTCTAAAGGTGGTGCCCGTCTTGATAAGCATTTACGGAACGTTGTCAAACTGCTTCCACTCGACACTCCTCTGTTCTCGGCCTGTTGCAGCAGGCAAAGTGAGTGAGCACCGTGATCGCCTTAATTTGCTTCGATCATCGGGTTGGTGACCGTCCTCTAGGCCTTTTCCCCTCTATCTTGCCTAGAACAATCAGTTTCTCGAGGTTGTCCGACTCCCTTCGACCGATATGGCCAAAATAGCCGAGTACTAGCTGGTAGCAGGTCGGGGACTCGTGGATAATCTGGTTCTAACATCTGATGTACCTACTGTAATGCAAACTAACCACACATACACAATACGCATCCACAAACTTTTGTAGTTACAATATTGGTAGAATCAATCAAAAAGGTACATTTGTACGGTCACAAAACAGACAGATAGGTAGTACGGTCAAGTgcaaataggtatataagtactTTAATAAGTGCTTAAAgtcttgtatacatatttttgtaactttggccgtgtcgatatctttgcccttgactgtaccctACATCTGTACCTTAAAACCCTACCAATATAATAACACGAAATTGGCAAATGTGCAATAATGTGCATGCGTTTGTtgctctttcacgctaaaacggcttgatGGATTTGGATTgaattcggtatgcagatagctaATACTATGGAATAAAATCAGCTCTAACTTAGTAAAACTGCAaggatattcatttatttggacAAAACTGGAGAGGACGATATTCCAGTTTcattttgagatattttatATACGATAGGACTTACCgatatacttatatacttatattataggTAATGAAATGTATACACTATGAGTGTATGACGATCCAAATTCCAAatagctacctacctatcttattaaattattatttttttatttccaggcTGCTAAAATGGAAGTAGAAAGACTGATCTCGCCGGAGATGCTGCGTCAGTTCGGTTGCGGGCGCCGCAAGCTGAACGATGTATTGTTCAAGACCGACCCAGCCTTGCCGAGGCTTGGTGTACGGGACTTGGATGACGAGGAACTGTGCCATGAAGTGTAGGTTCGCAGGACATTCATCATCATAGACATCTTAGGAATAAATCACGCTCCTTAAGCTCTACTCACTACATCGtatatcataccatgaccgtaacagggactagtgatgtaacgaatgtcattttttgaacattcgcggatgcgaatgcgaatatctgataccgacattcgcgaatgcgaatgcgaatattcagtttttcgtttttgcgccaaattgtctatggcagtctcgttcgaacgaagtgcgttccggttggttgtactttgttccgagaattacccagtttagcaaagtaaataaataaataataccaaatcattaagtgaagactgattatgtgattacgagattaagttatttttttgtgttcccaatccgcactgggcccgcgtgggaactatggcccaagccctcttgttctgagaggaggcctgtgcccagcagtgagacgtatataggctgggatgatgatgattttgtataaaaaacataagaaatgaatgtattttgattttattaacctatctattatctaataattgtatttttttctgatattcatattcgcaaaacattcgcagaaattttgcgaatgcgaatatgcaaaaatatgcgaatattcgttcGTCACTAAAAGGAACGTATTaggcacggaatgtaacgcgaCACGCACTACAACATGTCCTATTTTATgcttttactgtgtttttgttgtgatgtaccttttgttgtcaataaatgttgtgagtttgagtttgaacatGTCAACGGCGTGTCATGTACCCATAAGAAGCGTTTCGGTACCGTTTTTGATGCATTGGGCGAGGCACGCGGCGGCgtcggttggttacgaaacgtgctagtgggcatctcatacttttcagtacaaagaatatatttttgcttgacACGGTCCTATTACGGGCCGGTCATGATATGATACGGTACGGCGTAGTGGTAGAGACCTTTAACAAGGTGCGAAGTGGAGTGCCAGCGGGCAGCGGCATGGCCAAAATGTTCCCTATTCATTGCGCAATCGCCACGCTACACGAACTATGGTTACCCAATAGTACAAGCAATGAACACAGAAAATGTTCATCGCTCCGCGGGTCGCATAACGAGTTACCGGCCGcaatatacttattttatttttttctctttttatttcttttatccattgttctcatgtttgtcacgaataaatattttctttctttcaataaagCGGTTTCAAACTACAACTACCTATCcatgtccatctttcacgtaaaaacggagcgacgtatcgacgtgatttttgccatagagatagtttatgggccagagagtgacataggttactttaaaatgcagttcccgagggaacaacgcgcgataaccgaatttcacacggacgaaaccgcgggtaaaagctagtattttataaaacgtTAGGcataggcaatacggcctctggactCTGGTATgcgtttcctcgactgtacaaataGTTCTTAGACTACTTCCGTATGTTCGCGATTTCGGATCGAATTAGAATCTGATGTAGTGCGTGGTGCTTAAGAGCTCACCTAGTCTTAAACTCTTGACTGGCTTAAGCGTTGTGTTACAAAATCTTGTGAAAGGATGACTGATGGCTTAGGACCTACGCTAACTGACgcagtttgcacggagcggCGAACGAACgcctattgcaaaatattaatgagcagcgctaactgcacgcaaCGGATTGTACCTGGGGGGCTCACCGAAATTCGGGAATCGAAGTTCATtgttaccgtccctctcactctcgtattaaataatataagtgtcagcgggatggcatgatgcgaacttcgaattttgcgcttcgtagtatagggctgTATCCGCgtccgcaggcgtgcgcccgcgccaaGAGTATCCTTATAGATAACTGTAGGTGATGACGACCTAATGTTTAATGTAACAAGGAAAATCTTGTTTTCAGGATATCTTCCACGTGCAATATACCTGGCTGTGGATTCACGGCGGACTCCCTCTTGGAGTTCGAGAGCCACTACAACTCTTCTCACAGATACAGGTAAATGTGTGGCATAATTTCTGTATAGTCCCTGtctaccatcccagcctatatacgtcccactgctgggcacaggcctcctctcagaacaagagggcttgggccatagttcccacgcgggcccagtgcggattgggaacttcacacgcaccattgaattgcttcgcatgatagtggaggtttcctcatgatgttcctcactgcaaagctcgtggtaatttcaatgtaattccgcacatgaatttcgaaaaactcagaggtgcgagccggggtttgaacccacgacccctcttgagaggcgataggtcaaaccactaggccaccacggcttataccCTGTCTAGTTTATCAATATTCCTATCTATAATTAGGTAGTCCTGGCTGGTCCTGGCACAGAATAAACAGCACAAAGACTCACTCTCTCAAAAGACGTTTAGGCCACTTTAAGCTTCTCTGTCTACCGCAGCCACTCTCAGTGTGCTCCGTGGAGCTCAAAAACCACATCAATTTTTCGAAcgacactaggccaccacggcttatgttGTCTAGTTTATCAATATTCCTATAGGTAGTCCTGGCTGCCTGGCACAGAATAAACAGCACAAAGACTCACTCTCTCAAAAGACGTTTAGGCCACTTTAAGCTTCTCTGTCTACCGCAGCCACTCTCGTGCTCCGTGGCGGATGATACATGATACCACTCTAAATTGGTAAAAATCTGTGGTGAATTTCTACAAAATTACCGCATAAATTTCAATAATATAGATTCTTTATTGAAAACCACACAGTAGATACAATGAATCAACAAAtcctttaataataattactttacctacttatattgtaattaaatacatacttaaaattcgtactttttttttcactttctatTCGACTACTTTCCGAGTGGTATTAATAGACGCCATTTTAAAAATCTGCCATTTGCAGCGCGACTGGACAGAGAAAGTAATTTATGTAGGTAATCCTTCAAGTTTTAATATCACTAATCCTTCACTTCAATCCGATCTTTTTCTGTGCAGTTGCAGCCAATGTAAGAAGGTGCTGCCATCACCGCACTTGTTAGACCTGCATCTACAAGAACAACATGATTCCTTCTTCGCTGTTCTAGCGACGAGAAAACCTTCCGTAAGTTTTGTATTTTAATCCGTTTTTTAACGTAAACATTGAATATGATagaactacaaacaattacttcccgcgaccttatgatagctgtctatgcaacaaatgtgtgttcatgcagctcctccaccgttcaccatgttaccagatggtgttgctctgaggatgaactctgggtgatagttgggtttgtgatttgtgttcttatagtgtggaggtggaggagctgcatgagcaCACATTTGTTCCATAGACATAGCTATCATTCATAAGGTCGCAGGCGAGCAAAGTAATTAGTTTGCACCTTCGCAAAGTACCTAACGCCTAATTCAGTAAATTATTTACatacgattgtttttttttcttcgtcataAATATGTTGCATTTACTCagcgttttaaatatttaaaattatctttatttcCAGTATTGCTGTTACATAGAAGAATGCAAAGAAAAATTTATGAACGCCAAAGAGAGATTACAGCACTGCGTCGATGCACATAAAATGCCAAAAGATTTCAGATTCGATCACAAACCGAAACCCAAGAAggcaaaaaacaaaaataagaaacaaactgAAGAAAATTTGATGGATCTTGATGGAGTCCCggaacaaaaacaattttatttcaataatacaaAACATAAAACCTTTGCAAAATATACCGGGAAAAAATTCACCACAGATAAAGAAAATTCAAGCTCTGCAACAGATGTCAACATGGATGAGGTTGTAAACGATTTAAAAAGCAGTTTACcaacataataaaacaattaaattgtaGTACTTATTGTGTTTTAGCTTTAGATTTTAGTGTGTGTTAggtttagtgtttttttttttatttattttttttattttttattttttgcatttttgtttcatttagttttcttttagaCTTATCTTTAGTTTATAAGGTAATGTAAGTGTTGAAACtacaatattaaattgaaataaatactaCTAGTTGGTTAAATCTGataacaatttatttactttcacaatgatattatattactattaaataaataaatgtaagctTATTTACTACCTACGTCTTCAACTTTGTTATATGACTTGCATATATTGAGTGATAACGGTGACATTAAATTCAGGGCGTAACAcacctaggtttttttttctcaattttgcCAGTGCAACGGCAAACTATTCGAGATTCCTACTCATTTAAACATTCAACACCAATTGTTTTTTAGAaagataataaatgttttatgaTCTCTAAAAATCATACTCAAAGTTTTATTGCATTACAATTTACAACTGCACGACATGAATAAATCGTGctaatataatgtatttttttttaacattttatttaaatgactTTCTTTCTAGTCGAATATTGCCTTACACCATATTCAATGTACAAACTCATAAAAAAATCGACTGGCTAACATTAAAAAACTCGTTcctgtcaaaattatttttttaataaaacgtacGAGTAGAGCAGCCAGTAATTTTTTACCATAAGAATAATGACATACGAGCGGAACTGTGTCTAtcgcataatattattatgaaccagttttatttataacattgcAATATAAAACGGAATAGTTATCACCCCacctaaaaagcagctggtatATAGTACCAAGTGGTCTAATAAGTTTCCGGAATGTCTAGTCGGTCTCCGTTCATTGTTACTTCTATTACCCTCGGCAGAGCTCcacttcgcggagctcctattctacgtggctgaggcgcttcgcttgttgccttgacgcaactctaacttAACCCAACAGTTTTTTAAAGTTTCCAACACAAATAGAACAgaaccagttgctttttagacgaagtggtATAACCCCATAAAACTTACGATTGTCCTATTGACGTCAGGTTCCGTTCTTAGTCATTATACATCTCTGTCTAACTCCTTTTACTTGGCCTTCCCTTGAGCGGCGACAGCAGCCATTGCCTTCTTGACAGTCTCCTCGTCGCCGAGGAACTGCATGGAGTCAGTTGGCTTCATGTCCTCATCCAGTTCGTAGACGAAAGGAATGCCGGTCGGCAGGTTCAGCTCCATAATGGCTGCGTCGCTCAGACCTGGTCCAAGGAAACATAGCTTCATAAATGTTATCGACAGCTGGATAGTTGACGTCATACGCTCTAGGCCCGAGTGGGACGAATAGCCCAAACCCTCTCGTTTAAAGAGGCCTGTATATGTACGAGAACAGTACGAGGTATACACAGATGACGGTAGTTGACGGTAGATAATAGTAGTGGTTTAGGGCACTACTATACAGTCGAACCAACTGATTTATGTACCAGAggggaaccttttaataatcatttaCCTATGATTTCCTtaacaaaagtatgggatgtcaacatgacattagtagcacaaaagtaatttattgaatcagacgttactttgcagaggtccatatcaattaactaaatcaatttctttgctcacccgcgacctactACTGCTactaggtcgcgggtgagcaaagaaccCTGCTACACgattcagtttgttcaactctacataaaataatgtattttatttacttcatgTTTTACTTTTCATGGCTGCTAATGTTTCATTTACTTTAAATACTTACTGTACTTTTaccctctgtttcaccatccattgattaaatttatctgaggGATAatgtcacatttatccgtcaaataaaattaatcaatggatggtgaaacagccccttagtgtttaattttgtccaaataaatatttcgttctttctttttgttttgtttttaaacaatattttagccctgaaaaacCAGACACCAAATTTAATCCTGTAAATAAATCCTGCAGTTTTAGCGAGAGTAACAACTTAAATAATGTGATAATAGTTGGATGAAGATAACTTTCGACCATACacgtttattttagcattagaaagaaagcAAGCAATATTGACTTGACGTGTCTTTATATTGAATAACactttaaacaaacaaattattaaatttttttttgtcttctaccaggaaaccgtaaaaataaatacgattttttttttaacaaatacttaacaaaaactttattgAAAACTAAAGGTTTTGTGTCCTTTCTAAAcatagttataattttttatactaaTGTTGAAtgtataagtaatattatttttatctagtTTTTCAccttctgtttttattatttgtttagcCCTTATGTTAGCTTGTAATAGCCAGCACTACCtagtagaagtttctatgtgctatttttggcaaaataggtatcttaaataaattaaatacttcccaaagttactattccacgcggacgaagtcgcgggcaaaagctagtaaccaATAGACatgcttcatttacacatcctcgcacagcacatctctgatagaaacagctaagcggagcgaggcgaggtaaatgaagcgtttctattggttgatgaaaaacatattcctcgcaacacatcctcgcacatctctggtggaaacgctgctttaaagtaaatatacaaTCGAACATAgaaactcctccttttttgaagtctgttaaaaattaagCCAATTTCAAATGTGAAATAAATAGTGAGCTGTCATATATTTATGTAACCCATCAGGTCAGGTATTCCGTTATTGGTCCAATAGTGGTTGAATCCTAAGTGTGTCTTTAATGTAGATAGTTACCCATAGTTAAGTTATCCCACCAAAAGCTGACAAATTAATTGAGATGTCACAActtttgacaacgtataataaatcgaaaaccgtttggagaaataggctttgtgaagcgttttcagaagtcagattccaaaaatatgataaactgaattgaataaacaaaatttaagtaatgaccttcatttgacccctgcagtgtcccgtcacaaaggcagttataaagcaggtctacaagAGGTCTACCCTCTAAAGCAAATTGGCcattttgaaatgttgctgtcctgcttataatagccaagagtgacaaagatagaactttaatcacacgATGCGCACcaggctttaaacagttgtcatttatcgtaaagttcGAAATGTATATGAGTaggtatttccaatgtatttttacaaattaaattataaaattacgttacaagtaaatataaaagaatttaaatatcagattttaataaaaaatatctatttactatcacaccactaaacaaacat
The sequence above is a segment of the Choristoneura fumiferana chromosome 9, NRCan_CFum_1, whole genome shotgun sequence genome. Coding sequences within it:
- the LOC141431360 gene encoding protein lethal(2)k10201-like isoform X1: MPVSVVKMIVVPVLISIYGTLSNCFHSTLLCSRPVAAGKAAKMEVERLISPEMLRQFGCGRRKLNDVLFKTDPALPRLGVRDLDDEELCHEVISSTCNIPGCGFTADSLLEFESHYNSSHRYSCSQCKKVLPSPHLLDLHLQEQHDSFFAVLATRKPSYCCYIEECKEKFMNAKERLQHCVDAHKMPKDFRFDHKPKPKKAKNKNKKQTEENLMDLDGVPEQKQFYFNNTKHKTFAKYTGKKFTTDKENSSSATDVNMDEVVNDLKSSLPT
- the LOC141431360 gene encoding protein lethal(2)k10201-like isoform X3; this translates as MPVSVVKMIAAKMEVERLISPEMLRQFGCGRRKLNDVLFKTDPALPRLGVRDLDDEELCHEVISSTCNIPGCGFTADSLLEFESHYNSSHRYSCSQCKKVLPSPHLLDLHLQEQHDSFFAVLATRKPSYCCYIEECKEKFMNAKERLQHCVDAHKMPKDFRFDHKPKPKKAKNKNKKQTEENLMDLDGVPEQKQFYFNNTKHKTFAKYTGKKFTTDKENSSSATDVNMDEVVNDLKSSLPT
- the LOC141431360 gene encoding protein lethal(2)k10201-like isoform X2, with the protein product MVWKRLCCAAACEHNVTSAAKMEVERLISPEMLRQFGCGRRKLNDVLFKTDPALPRLGVRDLDDEELCHEVISSTCNIPGCGFTADSLLEFESHYNSSHRYSCSQCKKVLPSPHLLDLHLQEQHDSFFAVLATRKPSYCCYIEECKEKFMNAKERLQHCVDAHKMPKDFRFDHKPKPKKAKNKNKKQTEENLMDLDGVPEQKQFYFNNTKHKTFAKYTGKKFTTDKENSSSATDVNMDEVVNDLKSSLPT
- the LOC141431360 gene encoding protein lethal(2)k10201-like isoform X4; the protein is MEVERLISPEMLRQFGCGRRKLNDVLFKTDPALPRLGVRDLDDEELCHEVISSTCNIPGCGFTADSLLEFESHYNSSHRYSCSQCKKVLPSPHLLDLHLQEQHDSFFAVLATRKPSYCCYIEECKEKFMNAKERLQHCVDAHKMPKDFRFDHKPKPKKAKNKNKKQTEENLMDLDGVPEQKQFYFNNTKHKTFAKYTGKKFTTDKENSSSATDVNMDEVVNDLKSSLPT